One genomic region from Leptospira tipperaryensis encodes:
- a CDS encoding N-acetylneuraminate synthase family protein: MDIVELEKGHPETEAIIKELAKECGNQTEIIRGAAVSDTIHFIGDTRKVSEKEGYVKELPGVAKIWNVSIPYKNIAKTAAGKNGEVVHRETRIVEVKGPDGLVRKFGTGKHIFIVGPDSPQTYEQTLTIAKQAVELGKKYNILDRIIFRGGAFKPRTRPTDWRGLGWEGIAMMDKVKAETGLPYVTEVMDHTMAEEVAKHADMIQIGTRNAQDFELLEAVGRTGKPVILKRGFGNEAVEWFSAAEYIANQGNLNIVLCERGVKTLFIKEGYCRNTPDLNVITHVKNQTILPVIYDPSHVAGDDKIVISNLLASLPFNPDGSITETLHVEEFRKEQMCDAAQALLMSIYEKAVQSILKYEETIRPITDDVDSYFIKRKSGK, encoded by the coding sequence GTGGACATAGTTGAGTTAGAAAAAGGTCATCCAGAAACAGAGGCCATCATCAAAGAACTGGCAAAAGAATGCGGGAATCAAACCGAGATCATTCGTGGCGCGGCGGTATCGGACACGATTCATTTCATAGGAGACACACGCAAAGTTTCCGAAAAAGAAGGCTATGTCAAAGAACTCCCCGGGGTCGCAAAAATCTGGAACGTGTCCATTCCATATAAAAACATCGCAAAGACCGCGGCCGGCAAAAACGGAGAAGTGGTTCACAGAGAAACAAGAATCGTAGAAGTCAAAGGTCCGGATGGACTAGTTCGTAAGTTCGGAACCGGAAAACATATCTTTATCGTAGGACCGGATTCTCCACAAACCTATGAACAGACTCTGACGATCGCCAAACAAGCCGTAGAGCTTGGTAAAAAATACAACATCTTAGATAGAATCATCTTTAGAGGCGGAGCTTTTAAACCTCGTACTCGTCCGACCGACTGGAGAGGACTTGGTTGGGAAGGAATCGCGATGATGGATAAGGTGAAGGCTGAAACAGGTCTTCCTTATGTAACCGAAGTGATGGATCATACGATGGCCGAAGAAGTTGCAAAACACGCGGACATGATTCAGATCGGAACTAGAAACGCGCAGGACTTTGAACTTTTGGAAGCGGTGGGAAGAACTGGAAAACCTGTGATTCTCAAACGCGGCTTTGGAAACGAAGCTGTGGAATGGTTCTCGGCTGCGGAATACATCGCTAATCAAGGAAATTTGAATATAGTTCTTTGTGAAAGAGGAGTCAAAACTCTTTTTATCAAGGAAGGATATTGCAGAAATACTCCGGACTTGAACGTGATCACCCACGTAAAAAATCAGACGATTCTTCCGGTCATCTACGATCCTTCTCATGTTGCGGGAGACGATAAGATCGTGATTTCCAATCTTCTGGCTTCTCTTCCGTTCAATCCGGACGGATCCATTACGGAAACCCTTCACGTGGAAGAATTTAGAAAGGAACAGATGTGCGACGCGGCGCAGGCGCTTCTCATGAGCATCTATGAGAAAGCCGTACAATCGATTTTAAAATACGAAGAAACGATTCGTCCGATTACGGATGACGTGGATTCATATTTTA